ACATAAGTATGTGGAGCATGGGCGAGTCGAGTTCAAACTCAGTCCTCAACTCAGTGAGTCAAGACCCGAAAACATCTGAACACAGTTGGCCTCCTGCAAATATAAACATAACCCATAATCATGTTCATGGTCCTTTATTTGTGCAAAACTCGCATCTTGAAACTATTCCTCATAATGTAACTCCATCAACTTTTATTCCCATTAAGCCCTCGAGTTTTCCAGGTAGTTCTTCCTCCAACCCTTTTGAAATCGAAGGACAAGGACAGGGGCTTTTACGTCATTTACCATGTAAAAGAAAAGCAACAGAGTTAAGTATTGGTCAGTCATCTTCTTCAAACATgtttcaaaaccctaatccagttaATGATTTGCAAAACGATTCGATTATTCCAAGACTCGGATTGAATATTGGATCTGAGATCGAAAATACTCGAAGAAATGTTCGAATTCGAATCAATAATTCACGCCAACAAGAACAACCATCAAATCCTCCTTTGAGACTCAACTCTGTAGATTTAAGATCACCACCTGTTGTAGCAATAACACCCGAGAATTCAAATTCACATTCACATTCAAATTCtaattcaaattcaaattcatTGAGTCAAGAAACTCAACCCATGTTGCGGGTCCCGGCATTGAGAAGAAACACACACGGATCCGGATCCGGATCCTCTCGGTGGAATCGAAATCGCTCTTCGgataactcaagaacacttccgACAAATATCTCCGAGCATCCAATATTTGTGCCGCCACAAACCGCAATGAATTGGAATTTGAATTCCGGCGGAAACGGTGTTTCCAATTCCACCGCCGGAAATTCAAATCCGGTTCCTCCACCTTCGTCTATAATACCGAATTTGCCAATGAACCGCGGGTCTCCTCCGCATTACCCTTCGAGAAGACTTTCTGAGATTCTTCGCCGGTCGTTGTTGTCGTCGATGGATCCTGGTGGCGGTGGAGGGCTGAGCGGGAGCGGTAATCTTTTTTCTAGGATTCCGCCGGCCGTTGGAACATCGGAAACGGGAATTCCGGCGGTAGTTGGTGTTCCGGGGGGACATAATCATCGGCATCATGTATTACCTCATTCGAGATCGACAGATAGACTTGTGGATGGTTCTTTTGGATTTCCGTATTTAGCAAGAAACGTGGTTGGTGGAAGTGATGGAAGAGGCAGACTAGTGTCAGAGGTGCGTTCTTTAGGCCTTTATTTGTAAAGCAGGACATGACATAACATGACAGATGACACACTTTTGTAATTTTTGTCCTGTCCAATCCCATAATGTCAAGTCAAATCTCTCATATGCTCAAAAGACGTGAATACCCTTCTTACACTCATAATTACTATAATAGCCCTAAAAGCTTGTTTAGTCACATCAGTCCTGTCCTATCCTGTCTTGTCCAGTCATTGTAACAAATTACAAATGCATTATAATTTGCTCTTTTTAACTAAAAATTTAAAGTTAAATTTTGattgtaatatttttttttgtgtctTTGGTTTCAGATCCGCAATGTCTTGGATCTTATTCGTAGGGGAGAGGGCTTGCGATTTGAGGTTAGTTTTAAGCAAATATAATGCTTTCATATGATCATGTAACTTAATAAGAAGGAAATTGtggtaaaaataatataaattttttcTTGTTGTATTGCAGGATGTTATGATTTTAGATCAATCGGTTTTCTATGGGATGGCTGATATTCATGATAGGCATAGGGATATGCGGCTTGATATTGATAACATGTCCTATGAGGTAAatagaaacatcaattttcaaaccattttaaattaaaaaactaAATTACATTATTTTGCCCTAGAGTGTAGCTAAATGTTTACTATTTTGGTCCTAAAAAGTTCTCTTCCAGTTTTATTTCTTATTTGAGGTCTTTGTAACATTTCAGAAAATTTTATCTAAACACACAACTAATTGAAAACATCTTTAACATTTAATCAATTAAGAAACTTCAATATGTTATAGAAACGTTGTTTCGAatctagaattttttttttaaatagttattTAAGCAAAAAAACTTATATGTAACATCTTATGATTATTCAGGAGCTATTGGCATTAGAAGAGCGTATTGGCAATGTGAACACTGGATTAACAGAAGAAAACATTTCTAGTTGTCTCAAGCATAAAACATATGCAACCGTATCAGATATTGATCCTTGCTGCATATGTCAGGTACAAATTGTTATTATCAGTAAATAATTAATTGTTGTTATGAGTAAACAAATCTGTAtaattgtttttatacttttttttttaataggaGGAATATAAAAATGGAGATGATCTTGGGGGATTGGGATGTGGGCATGATTTTCATACAAATTGTATCAAACAATGGTTGCTTCAGAAGAACTTGTGTCCAGTTTGCAAGTCAGCGGCTTTTGCAAGTAGTAAATGAGGTTTTTGTTGAAGATGACAATTGCTTCAAAGAAGGGAAAAAAAGTGGTGGGTTGGGTAATGTCTTGAGAGTCTCATCAATGGAGTATTTTGTACTTGACCATTTTCAAGATTCTTTTTTCTTTGGTTTTGGTGGAGAGGATAATATTATCTAATGacattttctattctatttaTGATTAAATTGTTATCAAGATTTTGTTTGCTTTCATCCCCAATTAAAGATAAGCGCGTTGGTTAATTATATACATATGATTAGATGATAAGGTTTGTATGCCATGTCTTAAGCCGAACAAAACTATAACAAGCCACACATAGGGGTGTAGTCGAGGTGAACAAAAAGCTCAAATATAGTTAGAGTTGAGCTCATGGAGTTCGGCTTGAAAATATAGCTAGAGTTGAGCCTAATTTGACTTTAATCGAGTTGAATTTGAATAACTTTCGAGTTGGTATTGAATTTGAATATCTTGGTATTGAGTACTTACAAGTTGCCTTGATTCGATTAAATCTCTAGCCAAACATATGTACATGCGGCACCctcgtttttttttaaattttcttgtaGTATAAAAAAGTTGGAGTTGGGTGTTTGAATTTACTTAATAACTTTTCAAAAAGCTAATTAAACAAAAATAGTGTTTAGCAATGACAAAAGTTatcttaaaataatttttttgaaaagttaaaagtaAAACCATACAAAATTCCAGAGCGAACTCAAGTAATGGGAGCGAACTAACGAACTTATTAAAAACGAACTGGTTTATTAGATCATTTTATTGACAATTACAAACTTTGGTGGCAATTACAAACTTTGGAACACTGATCAATTCAATTGAAACAAGTAGTACATGTTTGGAACAACAATCAATTCAATTGAAAATCATTCGTTTAATAAATTTTCATGTTTTTGCAAATATCGATTCAACTTAATTGACAAATATAGAGATTAGTGCGACAATTGATTCAACTGAAATTAACAATGTACGTAATTTGTTAGAAAATATTTGAAGAATTCTTTTTGAGATTGATTGTTTTTTCATGTTTTACGGAGAGAGAA
The genomic region above belongs to Lactuca sativa cultivar Salinas chromosome 4, Lsat_Salinas_v11, whole genome shotgun sequence and contains:
- the LOC111911075 gene encoding probable E3 ubiquitin-protein ligase RHG1A, producing the protein MQGQKGTIGNLPEGLAMEHGSSSSDSWNMRNPPNQETQNISMWSMGESSSNSVLNSVSQDPKTSEHSWPPANINITHNHVHGPLFVQNSHLETIPHNVTPSTFIPIKPSSFPGSSSSNPFEIEGQGQGLLRHLPCKRKATELSIGQSSSSNMFQNPNPVNDLQNDSIIPRLGLNIGSEIENTRRNVRIRINNSRQQEQPSNPPLRLNSVDLRSPPVVAITPENSNSHSHSNSNSNSNSLSQETQPMLRVPALRRNTHGSGSGSSRWNRNRSSDNSRTLPTNISEHPIFVPPQTAMNWNLNSGGNGVSNSTAGNSNPVPPPSSIIPNLPMNRGSPPHYPSRRLSEILRRSLLSSMDPGGGGGLSGSGNLFSRIPPAVGTSETGIPAVVGVPGGHNHRHHVLPHSRSTDRLVDGSFGFPYLARNVVGGSDGRGRLVSEIRNVLDLIRRGEGLRFEDVMILDQSVFYGMADIHDRHRDMRLDIDNMSYEELLALEERIGNVNTGLTEENISSCLKHKTYATVSDIDPCCICQEEYKNGDDLGGLGCGHDFHTNCIKQWLLQKNLCPVCKSAAFASSK